A window of the Corallincola holothuriorum genome harbors these coding sequences:
- a CDS encoding ammonium transporter: MEDINSAVETLLQSADTLFVLGGAIMVLAMHAGFAFLEVGTVREKNQVNALVKIITDFGVSTLGYFFVGYWLAYGEHFFASADTLAADNGYQLVKFFFLLTFAAAIPAIVSGGVAERARFYPMLLASLLCVSLLYPTFEGMIWNGNYGFQTWLEQSFGAQFHDFAGSVVVHGVGGWIALAAIMLLGTRQGRVKGGTVVGFAPSNIPMLALGAWVLTVGWFGFNVMSAQQLTGISGLVALNSLMAMVGGIVVAMLMGKNDPGFIHNGPLAGLVAVCAGSDLMHPIGALIVGSVAGGLFIVVFTYLQNRRPDIDDVLGVWPLHGLCGVWGGIAAGIFGLEALGGLGGVTFMSQLIGSITGLVIALVGGFVIYGLVKTIIGIRLSQEDEFQGADLAIHKIKAINSEVP, translated from the coding sequence GTGGAAGACATCAATAGCGCGGTGGAAACACTGCTTCAAAGTGCCGACACCCTATTTGTACTGGGCGGTGCCATCATGGTGCTGGCCATGCACGCCGGCTTTGCCTTTTTGGAAGTGGGTACCGTACGCGAAAAAAACCAGGTCAACGCCTTAGTGAAAATCATCACTGACTTCGGCGTTTCGACATTAGGTTACTTTTTTGTTGGTTATTGGCTGGCTTATGGCGAGCACTTTTTCGCCAGTGCAGACACTTTAGCTGCAGACAACGGTTATCAGCTGGTCAAATTTTTCTTCCTGCTGACTTTCGCTGCTGCCATCCCAGCCATTGTCAGTGGTGGCGTTGCCGAGCGTGCGCGCTTCTACCCCATGCTATTAGCTTCTCTGCTGTGTGTTTCTCTGCTCTATCCCACCTTTGAAGGTATGATCTGGAATGGTAATTATGGCTTCCAGACTTGGTTGGAACAGAGTTTTGGCGCCCAATTCCACGATTTCGCAGGCTCCGTTGTGGTTCATGGTGTCGGCGGTTGGATCGCACTTGCTGCCATCATGTTGCTCGGTACTCGTCAAGGGCGTGTTAAAGGTGGCACCGTCGTTGGTTTCGCTCCCTCCAATATCCCTATGCTAGCGCTAGGTGCATGGGTTCTGACCGTAGGATGGTTTGGTTTTAATGTCATGTCTGCTCAGCAACTGACAGGTATATCAGGCCTCGTGGCATTGAACTCGCTGATGGCCATGGTTGGCGGTATTGTCGTTGCCATGCTGATGGGTAAAAACGACCCAGGCTTTATCCATAACGGTCCTTTAGCCGGCCTTGTGGCTGTTTGTGCAGGCTCGGACTTGATGCATCCTATCGGTGCACTGATCGTTGGCTCTGTTGCTGGCGGCTTATTCATCGTCGTCTTTACCTACCTGCAGAATCGCCGCCCGGATATCGATGACGTATTGGGTGTTTGGCCTTTGCACGGTTTATGCGGCGTTTGGGGCGGTATCGCTGCGGGCATCTTCGGTCTGGAAGCGCTTGGCGGCCTTGGCGGTGTAACCTTTATGAGCCAACTGATCGGCTCTATTACGGGGCTGGTTATTGCGCTGGTTGGCGGCTTCGTTATCTACGGGCTAGTTAAAACCATCATAGGTATTCGTCTGAGCCAAGAGGATGAATTCCAAGGCGCTGATTTAGCGATTCACAAGATTAAAGCAATCAACTCCGAAGTGCCTTAA
- a CDS encoding PilZ domain-containing protein — MISHDDRRNFYRMMVNAEVTLTQVTTDSRYEGTCINLSATGMAVSVDEMIDADMELEARLEAADQMVPALNAKTKVIRCTPQGDGSYMLGLEILDVV; from the coding sequence ATGATCTCGCATGATGATCGTAGAAATTTCTACCGCATGATGGTGAATGCTGAAGTCACATTAACGCAAGTGACGACGGACTCTCGTTATGAGGGAACCTGTATCAACCTCAGTGCAACTGGGATGGCAGTGTCGGTAGATGAAATGATTGATGCAGATATGGAACTGGAAGCACGGCTTGAAGCCGCTGACCAAATGGTTCCTGCACTCAATGCGAAGACCAAAGTGATTCGGTGTACGCCCCAAGGGGACGGGAGCTACATGCTAGGGCTTGAGATCCTCGATGTAGTTTAG
- a CDS encoding penicillin-binding protein 1A, with protein sequence MKWIKWLSIAFISCFLTGTLAVIGLYFYIAPELPNVDTLKTMRLQTPMKVYSADGQLLSQFGEKRRIPLEMEQIPETMVNAFLATEDWRFYDHPGIDVIGIARAFTSLLMTGEKRQGASTITMQVARNFFLSREKTYMRKIKEIFLAWHIEELLTKDEILQLYLNKIPLGYRAHGVGAAAEVYYGKSVDELSLAQIAVIAGLPKAPSLLNPIRSPERAKDRRHHVLRRMLEVGAIDQASFAEADAAPITGKYHGPQVGIYAPYLSEMVRQEIINLLGEDEAYTGGYNVYTTVQSKAQIAAEKAVVGNLFAYDIRHGYRGAVKQLWQDGSNALISSDEAQQNDSEIAPISEGWTTEKIFDYLDDVSPVGDLLPAVVISVSETTAEVAVRGGLLSTMPWEGMNWARPYISDERQGKAPKTAAEIVNPGDQIWIRTHEEGELSLAQVPEANAALVALNPKNGGIEALVGGFNYQFSQYNRVTQAKRQVGSNIKPFIYSAALEDNFSLASIINDAPINQWDSRQGTAWRPKNSPPVYEGPTRLRVALAKSKNVISVRLLRAVGLQDLRRYLTRFGFDINELPRNESLALGSASLTPMEVATAFAVFANGGFLVEPYLIDKIEDPQGNIIFQSTPKVACSDCVPIPKQNADDEFPISPATPVEPAQLAPRVISAQNAFLVTQALNSAVWGGGSWRDGTGWNGTAWRAARQLKRRDIAGKTGTTNEAKDAWFSGYNSNLVATSWIGFDDHQRNLGAASRNANMGKEQITGKEFGAKTALPAWITFMQASLKGQKEARMATPEGIVSVRIDRETGKLARRADHTSRFEYFIQGSEPTTFAEATQDNPFDSDDSSDQQRSEELF encoded by the coding sequence GTGAAGTGGATTAAATGGCTATCTATAGCATTCATCAGCTGCTTTTTGACCGGTACATTGGCTGTCATCGGCCTTTATTTTTATATAGCGCCTGAATTACCCAATGTAGATACGTTAAAAACTATGCGCTTACAAACGCCAATGAAGGTTTATAGCGCTGACGGTCAATTACTATCCCAGTTTGGCGAAAAAAGACGAATTCCATTGGAAATGGAACAGATCCCGGAGACCATGGTTAATGCGTTTCTTGCGACGGAAGATTGGCGGTTTTATGACCATCCAGGCATCGATGTCATTGGTATAGCCCGCGCATTTACCTCTTTATTAATGACAGGTGAAAAGCGTCAAGGGGCAAGCACAATTACCATGCAGGTAGCACGTAACTTTTTCCTCTCTCGGGAAAAAACATACATGCGAAAAATTAAAGAGATATTTCTCGCTTGGCATATTGAAGAACTTTTAACCAAAGACGAAATTCTCCAACTTTATTTAAATAAAATCCCTTTGGGTTATCGTGCCCATGGTGTCGGCGCTGCTGCAGAAGTTTATTATGGCAAATCAGTTGATGAATTATCTCTAGCTCAGATTGCGGTTATTGCAGGCTTACCCAAAGCCCCCTCTTTACTAAACCCAATCCGTTCTCCTGAACGCGCCAAAGACAGAAGACATCACGTACTAAGGCGAATGCTAGAGGTCGGCGCAATTGATCAGGCTAGTTTCGCAGAAGCGGATGCGGCCCCCATCACTGGAAAATATCACGGCCCTCAAGTGGGTATTTACGCCCCCTATCTGTCAGAGATGGTTCGTCAGGAAATCATTAACCTGCTCGGCGAAGATGAGGCTTATACCGGCGGCTACAACGTTTATACAACAGTACAAAGCAAAGCACAGATAGCGGCTGAAAAGGCGGTTGTCGGGAATCTATTTGCTTATGATATTCGCCACGGCTACCGCGGTGCAGTGAAGCAGCTATGGCAGGACGGTTCAAATGCCCTTATCAGCTCAGACGAAGCGCAGCAAAACGACAGCGAGATAGCACCGATAAGCGAAGGCTGGACGACCGAGAAGATTTTCGATTATTTGGATGATGTCTCACCCGTCGGCGATCTGCTACCAGCGGTGGTTATTTCCGTATCGGAAACAACTGCGGAAGTCGCTGTTCGCGGCGGCTTGCTGAGTACCATGCCATGGGAAGGGATGAACTGGGCACGCCCCTATATCTCTGATGAGCGCCAGGGAAAAGCACCGAAGACAGCAGCCGAAATAGTTAATCCTGGCGACCAGATCTGGATACGCACTCACGAAGAGGGAGAGTTGTCACTGGCTCAAGTACCAGAAGCCAACGCCGCACTTGTTGCACTCAATCCAAAAAACGGTGGCATCGAAGCTTTGGTCGGTGGCTTTAACTACCAGTTCAGCCAGTACAATCGGGTGACCCAGGCCAAGCGCCAGGTCGGCTCAAACATTAAGCCTTTTATCTACTCAGCCGCTCTTGAAGATAACTTCAGCTTAGCAAGCATCATTAATGACGCGCCCATCAACCAATGGGACTCCCGTCAGGGCACAGCATGGCGACCAAAGAATTCACCGCCAGTCTACGAAGGGCCAACTCGACTGCGCGTCGCCTTGGCTAAATCGAAAAACGTTATCTCGGTGCGCTTGTTACGGGCGGTTGGACTTCAAGATCTACGCCGTTACCTGACGCGATTCGGCTTCGATATCAATGAATTACCCAGAAATGAATCTCTAGCCCTTGGTTCTGCGTCTCTGACGCCGATGGAGGTCGCCACAGCTTTTGCCGTCTTTGCCAACGGTGGCTTTCTCGTAGAGCCCTACCTGATCGATAAGATTGAAGACCCTCAGGGCAATATCATTTTTCAAAGTACCCCCAAAGTAGCCTGTAGCGATTGCGTGCCAATACCAAAACAGAACGCTGATGACGAGTTTCCAATTAGTCCTGCCACTCCGGTAGAGCCTGCGCAGCTAGCACCACGTGTTATCTCAGCCCAAAACGCATTCCTTGTCACCCAAGCACTAAACAGCGCGGTATGGGGAGGAGGCAGCTGGCGAGATGGTACGGGTTGGAACGGTACAGCCTGGCGCGCGGCCAGACAGCTGAAGCGCCGGGATATTGCAGGTAAAACAGGTACCACCAACGAAGCGAAAGACGCTTGGTTTTCCGGCTACAACAGTAACCTGGTTGCCACCTCATGGATCGGCTTTGACGATCATCAACGCAACCTAGGCGCTGCTTCACGTAATGCCAACATGGGCAAGGAGCAGATCACGGGCAAGGAGTTTGGAGCAAAAACCGCGCTGCCCGCTTGGATTACTTTCATGCAAGCTAGCCTCAAAGGCCAAAAAGAGGCCAGAATGGCAACACCGGAAGGGATCGTCAGTGTTCGTATCGATCGTGAAACAGGTAAGCTAGCGAGAAGAGCAGACCACACATCCAGATTCGAGTATTTCATCCAAGGCAGTGAACCCACCACGTTTGCCGAAGCCACCCAAGACAATCCATTCGACAGTGATGATAGCTCTGACCAACAACGCTCTGAGGAACTGTTCTAA
- the oxyR gene encoding DNA-binding transcriptional regulator OxyR, whose translation MNIRDFQYLIALHDTGHFGRAAASCYVSQPTLSGQLSKLEDELGLQLVERSRRSMMFTPAGEAIVAQARQVLLAVDEVKHEAERWRDPMATTLRLGLIPTVAPYLLPHLLPAVQREFPALRVELHELQTEVLLEQLGQGKLDALILAKLPGMEKYDDRLLYQEPMLLAAAFDHPLLQQPSLQLAQLQGESVLMLEDGHCLRDQALGVCFAAGAEEDPSFRATSLETLRHMVALGRGITLMPLLACSETGKSHGLCYANFSAPQPTRDIVMLWRKGSGISRTCTPLSDLCSEVVKEAMRGYIHSAG comes from the coding sequence ATGAACATTAGAGATTTTCAGTACTTAATCGCATTACATGATACTGGCCACTTCGGCCGCGCTGCCGCGAGTTGCTATGTCAGTCAGCCCACGCTCAGTGGCCAGCTAAGTAAGTTGGAAGATGAGTTGGGTCTGCAGCTGGTGGAACGCAGCCGTCGCAGCATGATGTTTACGCCGGCTGGAGAGGCCATTGTGGCTCAAGCAAGGCAGGTATTGTTAGCTGTGGACGAAGTTAAACATGAGGCCGAACGTTGGCGTGATCCGATGGCGACGACATTGCGACTGGGGCTGATACCGACGGTGGCGCCTTATCTTTTGCCTCACCTGCTACCCGCGGTGCAAAGAGAGTTTCCAGCGCTAAGAGTCGAATTGCATGAGTTGCAAACCGAGGTGTTGTTGGAGCAACTGGGACAAGGCAAATTGGATGCGCTTATTCTGGCTAAATTGCCGGGGATGGAAAAATATGATGACCGGCTGCTTTATCAGGAGCCAATGCTGCTCGCCGCCGCATTTGATCACCCTCTGTTGCAGCAGCCCTCCTTGCAGCTGGCGCAATTGCAGGGTGAATCTGTGCTGATGCTGGAAGATGGCCACTGTTTGCGGGATCAAGCGCTCGGTGTCTGTTTTGCTGCTGGCGCGGAAGAGGATCCCAGTTTTCGCGCGACTAGCTTGGAAACCTTACGTCATATGGTGGCTTTGGGGAGGGGGATCACATTAATGCCGTTATTGGCCTGTTCAGAAACAGGTAAATCCCACGGCCTTTGCTACGCTAATTTTAGCGCACCGCAACCAACACGGGACATCGTTATGTTGTGGCGAAAAGGCTCTGGTATTAGCAGAACCTGTACGCCGCTCTCAGATCTGTGCTCGGAAGTGGTGAAAGAGGCAATGCGAGGTTATATTCACAGCGCTGGATAA
- a CDS encoding dihydrolipoyl dehydrogenase produces the protein MQQLNVDVAVIGAGTAGLGAYRAAKEHTASVVMIEGGPYGTTCARVGCMPSKLLIAAAEAAHDIGKADKFGIEVPAKPIIHGKQVMQRVKSERDRFAGFVVEAVDGIPAEDKIRGYAKFIDATTLQIDDHTQITAKRIVIATGSRPTYPAPWAELGDRLLINDDVFEWDDLPESVAVFGPGVIGLELGQALHRLGVRVLMFGVGNQVGPLSDPDVAEYARNAFAEEFYLDADAKVETIKRDGDRVFLAYNDKQGEYIETHVDYVIAATGRRPNVDKLGLENINIELDERGVPTADHYTLQTSVPNLFIAGDASNQIPLLHEAADQGRIAGDNAGRFPDIRAGLRRSAIAAVFSDPQIAMVGQSHRELEKQYGSCGCFATGEVSFENQGRSRVMLKNKGMLHVYGEQGTGRFLGAEMIGPSAEHIAHLLAWAHQQKMTIAQMLDMPFYHPVIEEGLRTALRDLNAKLHLGPAMIEQCMECGPGA, from the coding sequence ATGCAACAACTGAACGTAGATGTCGCTGTGATCGGCGCAGGCACCGCTGGCCTTGGCGCTTATCGCGCAGCAAAAGAACACACCGCCAGCGTCGTCATGATCGAAGGTGGCCCTTACGGTACGACATGCGCACGCGTCGGTTGTATGCCATCGAAACTACTGATTGCCGCCGCCGAAGCCGCCCACGATATCGGCAAGGCGGACAAGTTTGGTATTGAAGTGCCCGCCAAGCCAATCATTCATGGCAAGCAGGTGATGCAGCGGGTAAAAAGCGAGCGTGACCGCTTTGCCGGCTTCGTAGTTGAAGCGGTCGATGGTATTCCGGCTGAAGACAAGATCCGTGGTTATGCCAAGTTTATCGATGCCACAACGCTGCAGATCGATGATCACACCCAGATCACAGCCAAGCGCATTGTTATCGCCACCGGCTCTCGCCCCACTTATCCCGCGCCATGGGCAGAACTGGGTGACCGTTTACTAATTAACGATGATGTCTTCGAATGGGACGACCTGCCAGAATCTGTGGCCGTATTTGGACCCGGCGTTATTGGCCTGGAGCTAGGGCAAGCACTGCACCGGCTTGGTGTACGTGTGTTGATGTTTGGTGTCGGTAACCAAGTCGGTCCACTGAGCGATCCCGATGTCGCCGAATACGCCCGCAACGCCTTTGCCGAAGAGTTCTATCTTGATGCGGATGCCAAAGTTGAAACCATCAAGCGTGATGGCGACCGTGTGTTCCTCGCCTATAACGATAAGCAGGGCGAATATATCGAAACCCATGTTGATTACGTGATAGCCGCCACAGGGCGCCGTCCTAACGTTGATAAGCTGGGACTGGAAAATATCAATATCGAGCTGGATGAACGGGGTGTACCCACGGCAGATCACTATACACTGCAAACCTCAGTGCCGAATCTGTTTATTGCGGGTGATGCCAGCAATCAGATCCCGCTATTGCACGAAGCGGCTGATCAAGGGCGTATTGCCGGGGACAATGCTGGACGCTTTCCCGATATCCGTGCCGGTCTGCGCCGCAGCGCCATCGCTGCCGTATTTTCTGACCCACAAATTGCTATGGTCGGTCAAAGCCATCGTGAGCTGGAAAAACAGTATGGTAGCTGTGGCTGTTTCGCTACCGGCGAGGTGAGCTTTGAAAATCAGGGCCGTAGTCGAGTGATGCTGAAAAACAAAGGGATGTTGCACGTCTACGGTGAGCAGGGCACCGGACGCTTTTTAGGCGCTGAAATGATCGGCCCCAGTGCGGAGCACATCGCCCACCTGCTGGCTTGGGCCCATCAACAAAAGATGACCATCGCCCAGATGTTGGATATGCCGTTCTATCACCCAGTGATCGAAGAGGGCTTGCGCACCGCGTTACGTGACCTTAACGCCAAACTGCATTTGGGTCCGGCAATGATCGAACAGTGCATGGAGTGTGGCCCCGGCGCATAG
- a CDS encoding glutathione peroxidase encodes MAFENKEGQRVPNVTFHTRKDDQWVDISTNELFAGKTVAVFALPGAFTPTCSSTHLPRYNELAPVLFENGVDEIVCLSVNDTFVMNAWLADQEAENITVIPDGNGEFSEGMGLLVDKDDLGFGKRSWRYSMLVKDGVIAKMFIEPEKPGDPFEVSDADTMLEYINPQAKAPSSISIITKPGCPFCARAKQALLDKGLRYEEVILGTDATSVSLKAISGRSTVPQVFIDGKHIGGSEELDAHLAG; translated from the coding sequence ATGGCTTTTGAAAACAAAGAAGGACAACGCGTCCCTAACGTTACTTTCCACACTCGCAAAGACGATCAGTGGGTTGATATCAGCACAAACGAGTTGTTCGCAGGTAAAACCGTCGCTGTATTCGCCTTACCGGGTGCATTTACGCCAACGTGTTCAAGCACACACCTGCCACGCTACAACGAGTTGGCGCCCGTGTTGTTTGAAAACGGCGTCGATGAGATCGTTTGCTTAAGTGTTAACGACACCTTTGTAATGAATGCATGGTTAGCCGACCAAGAAGCAGAAAACATCACCGTTATTCCAGACGGCAATGGTGAGTTCAGTGAAGGTATGGGTCTGCTGGTTGATAAAGATGACCTCGGCTTTGGCAAGCGTTCATGGCGCTACAGCATGTTGGTGAAAGATGGCGTGATTGCAAAAATGTTCATCGAGCCAGAAAAGCCAGGCGACCCGTTTGAAGTATCTGACGCTGACACCATGCTGGAATATATCAATCCGCAGGCAAAAGCACCGTCGTCAATCAGCATCATCACTAAGCCGGGATGCCCGTTCTGTGCCCGCGCTAAGCAAGCCCTGCTCGACAAAGGCTTGCGTTACGAAGAAGTGATTCTGGGCACCGACGCCACTAGCGTCAGCCTCAAAGCCATTTCTGGCCGCAGCACTGTGCCGCAAGTCTTCATCGACGGTAAGCACATCGGCGGTAGCGAAGAGTTAGACGCCCATTTGGCCGGCTAA
- a CDS encoding HD-GYP domain-containing protein, which yields MLKTISIDQLRAGMYVDGIAKQAGGKHHNIKKAGKVPSQSVVDLMRKKGVVEVVIDTDRGDDLPQSPVPAKQPKTTPDKAEQHGSASFADEMVKAEKLYTEARGLQQKALDDIAAGKTLEIKPMAELTGSFIDSVFRNQDALLCLTRIREKDSYLLEHSINVSILMAVFAKHLKLDRKITDQICLGALLHDLGKIKIAEEVLHKPGKLTAEEFQLMKNHVVYSRDVVIESGVEVPRLTMEVIIQHHEKLNGGGYPYKLTANKISKYGRMVSIVDIYDALTADRCYKRGMVPNAALGILKGLCPDQLDADLVLEFIRCMSIYPVGTLVKLESEKLGIVTKTNEKELTKPQVKVFYSVKYQHHIDVEFIDLADPKCNEKIASCEKPETHKLDIQKYF from the coding sequence ATGCTGAAGACAATTTCAATCGATCAGCTCAGAGCTGGTATGTATGTAGACGGTATTGCCAAACAAGCTGGCGGTAAGCATCACAACATAAAAAAAGCGGGCAAGGTGCCTAGCCAAAGTGTTGTTGATTTGATGCGTAAAAAAGGCGTGGTTGAAGTCGTTATCGATACCGATCGAGGCGACGATCTCCCTCAATCCCCAGTTCCTGCAAAACAACCCAAAACAACACCAGATAAAGCGGAACAACATGGCAGTGCCAGTTTCGCTGACGAAATGGTAAAAGCAGAGAAACTCTATACCGAAGCCAGAGGACTACAACAAAAAGCACTGGATGATATCGCAGCCGGTAAGACCCTTGAAATTAAGCCGATGGCAGAACTAACAGGATCATTCATCGATTCTGTGTTCCGCAATCAAGATGCATTGCTCTGCTTAACCCGCATCCGCGAAAAAGATTCTTATCTACTCGAACATTCCATCAATGTATCTATTCTGATGGCCGTGTTTGCTAAGCATCTAAAATTAGATCGAAAAATAACCGATCAAATCTGCTTAGGTGCACTGCTCCATGATTTAGGCAAAATTAAAATCGCCGAAGAGGTGCTACATAAGCCGGGTAAATTAACTGCCGAAGAGTTTCAGTTAATGAAAAATCACGTGGTATATAGCCGGGATGTGGTCATTGAAAGCGGCGTTGAAGTTCCACGTTTAACCATGGAAGTCATTATTCAACACCATGAGAAACTCAACGGCGGCGGCTACCCATATAAATTAACGGCCAATAAAATTTCAAAGTATGGTCGCATGGTGTCTATCGTCGACATATATGACGCACTAACGGCGGACCGTTGTTATAAGCGTGGCATGGTACCGAACGCAGCATTAGGGATCTTAAAAGGCTTATGTCCGGATCAATTAGATGCCGACTTGGTACTAGAGTTTATTCGCTGCATGAGTATCTATCCGGTTGGCACTCTGGTGAAACTGGAAAGTGAAAAATTAGGCATTGTCACCAAAACTAATGAAAAAGAGCTCACTAAACCGCAAGTAAAAGTGTTTTACAGCGTCAAGTATCAGCATCATATTGACGTAGAATTTATCGATCTTGCAGACCCTAAATGCAATGAAAAGATCGCCTCCTGCGAAAAACCTGAGACCCATAAATTAGACATCCAAAAGTATTTCTAA
- a CDS encoding diguanylate cyclase: MERILVVEDSPMVLKIIRHLILQGLDVDVVTQTDLASCREQLDSDGEFFAAVVDLNLPDAPNGEVVELVLDRQIPTVVLTGSYDDERRERLLSMGVVDYVVKESRHSYDYVVKLLRRLQKNRHIKVLVADDSGTTRRFIKGLLQQHLYQVLEAKDGKEALKVLAQHPDVSILITDYAMPEMDGFELVKQVRTEKDKHELVIIGLSSTESGALSAKFIKNGANDFLRKPFFHEEFHCRLMHNLEEMELIQAIQDAANRDYLTQLYNRRYFFTTGGKHHEQAVAKGQQLALAMLDIDHFKQLNDNYGHEAGDEVLRQLASKMTQAFPRFICARMGGEEFCIMMPGLNNDQANQLLEGFRLMVAQQPFMYGDTELQVTFSAGVTNQLSSCLDNMYQGVDEYLYRAKEAGRNFVITDD, from the coding sequence ATGGAGCGGATCCTGGTTGTAGAAGACAGCCCTATGGTGCTGAAGATTATTCGTCATTTGATCTTACAGGGGCTGGATGTTGATGTTGTAACCCAAACCGATTTAGCAAGTTGTCGTGAACAGCTTGATAGCGATGGTGAGTTTTTTGCCGCTGTTGTCGATCTGAATCTTCCTGACGCGCCCAATGGTGAAGTGGTTGAACTCGTGCTTGATCGTCAAATACCTACCGTGGTGTTAACCGGTAGTTATGATGATGAGCGGCGAGAGCGCTTGCTGAGTATGGGAGTAGTGGATTACGTCGTTAAAGAGAGTCGTCATAGTTACGACTATGTCGTAAAGCTGCTGCGTCGCTTGCAAAAAAATCGTCATATTAAAGTACTGGTCGCTGATGATTCCGGCACTACCCGCCGTTTCATTAAAGGCTTGCTACAGCAGCATTTATACCAAGTGTTAGAAGCGAAAGATGGTAAGGAAGCCCTGAAAGTCTTAGCTCAACATCCCGATGTCAGCATCCTGATCACCGACTATGCGATGCCTGAAATGGATGGGTTCGAATTGGTCAAGCAGGTGCGCACCGAAAAAGATAAGCATGAACTGGTGATTATCGGCCTGTCATCCACTGAAAGCGGTGCGTTGTCCGCCAAGTTTATTAAAAATGGCGCCAATGACTTCTTGCGTAAGCCTTTCTTTCATGAAGAGTTTCACTGCCGTTTAATGCATAACCTGGAAGAGATGGAGTTGATCCAGGCGATCCAGGACGCAGCCAATAGGGATTATCTAACTCAGCTCTATAACCGCCGCTACTTTTTCACCACAGGTGGGAAGCACCATGAGCAAGCGGTTGCCAAAGGTCAGCAATTGGCGTTGGCGATGCTGGATATTGATCACTTCAAGCAACTGAATGATAACTACGGCCATGAGGCTGGCGATGAGGTGTTACGACAACTGGCATCTAAGATGACGCAGGCCTTTCCTCGTTTTATTTGCGCGCGTATGGGCGGTGAAGAGTTTTGTATCATGATGCCCGGCCTAAATAACGATCAAGCCAATCAGCTTTTAGAAGGCTTTCGTTTGATGGTGGCGCAGCAACCCTTTATGTATGGTGATACAGAGCTTCAGGTGACCTTTAGCGCGGGAGTTACCAACCAGCTATCCAGTTGTTTGGATAATATGTACCAAGGGGTGGATGAGTATCTTTATCGGGCCAAAGAAGCGGGTCGCAACTTCGTGATTACTGACGACTAA